The following are encoded together in the Triticum dicoccoides isolate Atlit2015 ecotype Zavitan chromosome 6B, WEW_v2.0, whole genome shotgun sequence genome:
- the LOC119323728 gene encoding P-loop guanosine triphosphatase YjiA-like yields the protein MAALCSAASPAVARAAALGLSARGPASLLPLRLRIRAASRSCHAAPRIAASWRARRRFAASAASTTEEGADVDTMIPPDNRIPATIITGFLGSGKTTLLNHILTSHHGKRIAVIENEYGEVDIDGSLVAAQTAGAEDIMMLNNGCLCCTVRGDLVRMIGELVDKKKGKFDHLVIETTGLANPAPIIQTFYAEDTVFNDVKLDGVVTLVDSKHARLHLDEVKPKGIVNEAVQQIAYADRIIINKTDLVSEPEVSSLVERIRSINRMANLKRAQYGKVDLDYVLGIGGFDLERIESAVTEEPHDEHEHEHEHKHEHDHDHAHDHDHHHHDHDHKHDHHAHDHTHDPGVSSVSIVCEGEMDLEKADMWLGNLLLERSDDIYRMKGLLSVSGMPQRFVFQGVHDIFQGSPDRMWEPNEPRINKIVFIGRNLNREELETGFKDCLLK from the exons ATGGCGGCGCTCtgctccgccgcctcgccggccgtcGCCAGGGCCGCGGCGCTCGGCCTGTCCGCGCGCGGCCCCGCCTCCCTCCTTCCCCTGCGCCTCCGCATCCGCGCCGCCTCGCGCTCCTGCCACGCCGCGCCGCGGATCGCGGCgtcgtggcgcgcgcggcggcgcttCGCCGCGTCGGCCGCCTCCACCACGGAGGAGGGCGCGGACGTCGACACCATGATCCCGCCCGACAACCGCATCCCcgccaccatcatcaccggcttcctCGGCTCCGGCAAG ACAACTTTACTAAATCACATACTGACATCTCACCATGGAAAACGGATCGCTGTCATCGAGAATGAG TATGGTGAAGTTGACATTGATGGTTCGTTAGTTGCCGCTCAAACTGCTGGAGCTGAGGACATAATGATGCTGAACAATGGTTGCCTTTGCTGCACTGTGCGTGGTGATTTAGTACGAATGATCGGTGAATTGGTTGACAAGAAGAAGGGAAAGTTTGACCATCTTGTTATTGAAACCACAG GTTTAGCAAACCCAGCACCCATAATACAGACATTCTATGCAGAAGATACAGTTTTTAATGATGTCAAGCTAGATGgtgttgttactctagtggatTCAAAGCATGCAAGGTTGCATTTGGATGAAGTGAAGCCCAAGGGTATAGTCAATGAAGCAGTTCAGCAAATTGCTTATGCTGACAGAATTATAATTAACAAG ACTGACCTTGTTAGCGAGCCTGAAGTTTCTTCCTTGGTTGAGCGTATAAGG AGTATCAATCGCATGGCTAATTTGAAACGAGCTCAGTATGGTAAAGTTGATTTGGATTATGTGCTTGGAATTGGAGGCTTTGATTTGGAGAG GATTGAGAGTGCTGTCACTGAAGAACCACATGATGAGCACGAACATGAACATGAACACAAGCACGAACATGACCATGACCATGCCCACGACCACGATCACCATCATCATGATCATGACCATAAACATG ACCATCATGCGCATGATCACACCCATGATCCCGGTGTTTCTTCTGTAAGCATCGTTTGCGAAGGGGAGATGGATCTTGAAAAG gctgacatgtggttgGGGAACCTACTGCTGGAACGCAGTGATGACATATACCGGATGAAGGGGCTGCTCTCTGTCAGTGGAATGCCTCAACGCTTTGTCTTTCAG GGAGTGCACGACATTTTCCAGGGATCTCCCGACAGGATGTGGGAGCCCAACGAACCGCGCATCAACAAGATTGTGTTCATCGGCAGGAACCTCAACCGGGAAGAGCTGGAGACGGGCTTCAAGGACTGCCTGCTGAAGTAG